A stretch of Gorilla gorilla gorilla isolate KB3781 chromosome 9, NHGRI_mGorGor1-v2.1_pri, whole genome shotgun sequence DNA encodes these proteins:
- the LARGE2 gene encoding xylosyl- and glucuronyltransferase LARGE2 isoform X6 — MLPRGRPRALGAAALLLLLLLLGFLLFGGDLGCERREPGGREGAPGCFPGPLMPRVPPDGRPRRAAALDGDPGAGPGDHNRSDCGPQPPPPPKCEVQPGVRGGGSGVGKGQSPGQAAGLRASASSSVTRGQCPLPPLEGQLKNPLHLHLVTDAVARNILETLFHTWMVPAVRVSFYHADQLKPQVSWIPNKHYSGLYGLMKLVLPSALPAELARVIVLDTDVTFASDILELWALFAHFSDTQAIGLVENQSDWYLGNLWKNHRPWPALGRGFNTGVILLRLDRLRQADWEQMWKLTARRELLSLPATSLADQDIFNAVIKEHPGLVQRLPCVWNVQLSDHTLAERCYSEASDLKVIHWNSPKKLRVKNKHVEFFRNFYLTFLEYDGNLLRRELFVCPSQPPPGAEQLQQALAQLDEEDPCFEFRQQQLTVHRVHVTFLPHEPPPPRPHDVTLVAQLSMDRLQMLEALCRHWPGPMSLALYLTDAEAQQFLHFVEASPVLAARQDVAYHVVYREGPLYPVNQLRNVALAQALTPYVFLSDIDFLPAYSLYDYLREARACFNSSSTCGCAHPSHQARWPMVV; from the exons ATGCTGCCCCGAGGGCGCCCCCGGGCGCTGGGGGCCGCCgcgctgttgctgctgctgctgctgctcggATTCCTCCTGTTCGGTGGGGACCTGGGGTGTGAGCGCCGCGAGCCTGGCGGGAGAGAGGGGGCCCCGGGATGCTTCCCCGGCCCGCTCATGCCACGTGTCCCCCCAGACGGGAGGCCGCGGAGAGCCGCCGCCCTCGACGGAGACCCGGGGGCCGGCCCCGGGGACCACAACCGCTCCGACTGCggcccgcagccgccgccgccgcccaaGTGCGAG GTACAGCCAGGTGTCCGTGGAGGAGGGTCAGGAGTGGGGAAGGGACAAAGCCCGGGACAGGCTGCTGGTCTCagagcttcagcttcctcatctgtgacgCGGGGACAGTGTCCTCTTCCTCCCTTAGAAGGGCAGTT GAAAAATCCACTGCACCTCCACTTGGTGACTGATGCCGTGGCCAGAAACATCCTGGAGACGCTCTTCCACACATGGATGGTGCCTGCTGTCCGTGTCAGCTTTTATCATGCCGACCAGCTCAAG CCCCAGGTCTCCTGGATCCCCAACAAGCACTACTCCGGCCTCTATGGGCTAATGAAGCTGGTGCTGCCCAGTGCTTTGCCCGCTGAGCTGGCCCGCGTCATTGTCCTGGACACGGATGTCACCTTCGCCTCTGACATCTTGGAGCTCTGGGCACTCTTTGCTCACTTTTCTG ACACGCAGGCGATCGGTCTTGTGGAGAACCAGAGTGACTGGTACCTGGGCAACCTCTGGAAGAACCACAGGCCCTGGCCTGCCTTGGGCCGGGGATTTAACACAG GTGTGATCCTGCTGCGGCTGGACCGGCTCCGGCAGGCTGACTGGGAGCAGATGTGGAAGCTGACGGCCAGGCGGGAGCTCCTTAGCCTGCCTGCCACCTCACTGGCTGACCAG GACATCTTCAACGCTGTGATCAAGGAGCACCCGGGGCTAGTGCAGCGTCTGCCTTGTGTCTGGAATGTGCAGCTGTCAGATCACACACTGGCCGAGCGCTGCTACTCTGAGGCATCTGACCTCAAG GTGATCCACTGGAACTCACCAAAGAAGCTTCGGGTGAAGAACAAGCACGTGGAATTCTTCCGCAATTTCTACCTGACCTTCCTGGAGTACGATGGGAACCTGCTGCGGAGAGAGCTCTTTGTGTGCCCCAGCCAGCCCCCACCTGGTGCTGAGCAG TTGCAGCAGGCCCTGGCACAACTGGACGAGGAAGACCCCTGCTTTGAGTTCCGGCAGCAGCAGCTCACTGTGCACCGTGTGCACGTCACTTTCCTGCCCCATGAACCGCCACCCCCCCGGCCTCACGATGTCACCCTTGTGGCCCAGCTGTCCATGGACCG GCTGCAGATGTTGGAAGCCCTGTGCAGGCACTGGCCTGGCCCCATGAGCCTGGCCTTGTACCTGACAGACGCAGAAGCTCAGCAGTTCCTGCATTTCGTCGAGGCCTCACCAGTGCTTGCTGCCCGGCAGGACGTGGCCTACCATGTGGTGTACCGTGAGGGGCCCCTATACCCTGTCAACCAGCTTCGCAACGTGGCCTTGGCCCAGGCCCTCACGCCTTACGTCTTCCTCAGTGACATTGACTTCCTGCCTGCCTATTCTCTCTACGACTACCTCAG GGAGGCCAGGGCCTGCTTCAACAGCAGCTCCACCTGTGGTTGTGCCCACCCGTCGCATCAGGCAAGATGGCCCATGGTGGTCTAG
- the LARGE2 gene encoding xylosyl- and glucuronyltransferase LARGE2 isoform X1 yields MLPRGRPRALGAAALLLLLLLLGFLLFGGDLGCERREPGGREGAPGCFPGPLMPRVPPDGRPRRAAALDGDPGAGPGDHNRSDCGPQPPPPPKCEVQPGVRGGGSGVGKGQSPGQAAGLRASASSSVTRGQCPLPPLEGQLKNPLHLHLVTDAVARNILETLFHTWMVPAVRVSFYHADQLKPQVSWIPNKHYSGLYGLMKLVLPSALPAELARVIVLDTDVTFASDILELWALFAHFSDTQAIGLVENQSDWYLGNLWKNHRPWPALGRGFNTGVILLRLDRLRQADWEQMWKLTARRELLSLPATSLADQDIFNAVIKEHPGLVQRLPCVWNVQLSDHTLAERCYSEASDLKVIHWNSPKKLRVKNKHVEFFRNFYLTFLEYDGNLLRRELFVCPSQPPPGAEQLQQALAQLDEEDPCFEFRQQQLTVHRVHVTFLPHEPPPPRPHDVTLVAQLSMDRLQMLEALCRHWPGPMSLALYLTDAEAQQFLHFVEASPVLAARQDVAYHVVYREGPLYPVNQLRNVALAQALTPYVFLSDIDFLPAYSLYDYLRASIEQLGLGSRRKAALVVPAFETLRYRFSFPHSKVELLALLDAGTLYTFRYHEWPRGHAPTDYARWREAQAPYRVQWAADYEPYVVVPRDCPRYDPRFVGFGWNKVAHIVELDAQEYELLVLPEAFTIHLPHAPSLDISRFRSSPTYRDCLQALKDEFHQDLSRHHGAAALKYLPALQQPQSPARG; encoded by the exons ATGCTGCCCCGAGGGCGCCCCCGGGCGCTGGGGGCCGCCgcgctgttgctgctgctgctgctgctcggATTCCTCCTGTTCGGTGGGGACCTGGGGTGTGAGCGCCGCGAGCCTGGCGGGAGAGAGGGGGCCCCGGGATGCTTCCCCGGCCCGCTCATGCCACGTGTCCCCCCAGACGGGAGGCCGCGGAGAGCCGCCGCCCTCGACGGAGACCCGGGGGCCGGCCCCGGGGACCACAACCGCTCCGACTGCggcccgcagccgccgccgccgcccaaGTGCGAG GTACAGCCAGGTGTCCGTGGAGGAGGGTCAGGAGTGGGGAAGGGACAAAGCCCGGGACAGGCTGCTGGTCTCagagcttcagcttcctcatctgtgacgCGGGGACAGTGTCCTCTTCCTCCCTTAGAAGGGCAGTT GAAAAATCCACTGCACCTCCACTTGGTGACTGATGCCGTGGCCAGAAACATCCTGGAGACGCTCTTCCACACATGGATGGTGCCTGCTGTCCGTGTCAGCTTTTATCATGCCGACCAGCTCAAG CCCCAGGTCTCCTGGATCCCCAACAAGCACTACTCCGGCCTCTATGGGCTAATGAAGCTGGTGCTGCCCAGTGCTTTGCCCGCTGAGCTGGCCCGCGTCATTGTCCTGGACACGGATGTCACCTTCGCCTCTGACATCTTGGAGCTCTGGGCACTCTTTGCTCACTTTTCTG ACACGCAGGCGATCGGTCTTGTGGAGAACCAGAGTGACTGGTACCTGGGCAACCTCTGGAAGAACCACAGGCCCTGGCCTGCCTTGGGCCGGGGATTTAACACAG GTGTGATCCTGCTGCGGCTGGACCGGCTCCGGCAGGCTGACTGGGAGCAGATGTGGAAGCTGACGGCCAGGCGGGAGCTCCTTAGCCTGCCTGCCACCTCACTGGCTGACCAG GACATCTTCAACGCTGTGATCAAGGAGCACCCGGGGCTAGTGCAGCGTCTGCCTTGTGTCTGGAATGTGCAGCTGTCAGATCACACACTGGCCGAGCGCTGCTACTCTGAGGCATCTGACCTCAAG GTGATCCACTGGAACTCACCAAAGAAGCTTCGGGTGAAGAACAAGCACGTGGAATTCTTCCGCAATTTCTACCTGACCTTCCTGGAGTACGATGGGAACCTGCTGCGGAGAGAGCTCTTTGTGTGCCCCAGCCAGCCCCCACCTGGTGCTGAGCAG TTGCAGCAGGCCCTGGCACAACTGGACGAGGAAGACCCCTGCTTTGAGTTCCGGCAGCAGCAGCTCACTGTGCACCGTGTGCACGTCACTTTCCTGCCCCATGAACCGCCACCCCCCCGGCCTCACGATGTCACCCTTGTGGCCCAGCTGTCCATGGACCG GCTGCAGATGTTGGAAGCCCTGTGCAGGCACTGGCCTGGCCCCATGAGCCTGGCCTTGTACCTGACAGACGCAGAAGCTCAGCAGTTCCTGCATTTCGTCGAGGCCTCACCAGTGCTTGCTGCCCGGCAGGACGTGGCCTACCATGTGGTGTACCGTGAGGGGCCCCTATACCCTGTCAACCAGCTTCGCAACGTGGCCTTGGCCCAGGCCCTCACGCCTTACGTCTTCCTCAGTGACATTGACTTCCTGCCTGCCTATTCTCTCTACGACTACCTCAG GGCCTCCATTGAGCAGCTGGGGCTGGGCAGCCGGCGCAAGGCAGCACTGGTGGTGCCGGCATTCGAGACCCTGCGCTACCGCTTCAGCTTCCCACATTCCAAGGTGGAGCTGCTGGCCTTGCTAGATGCGGGCACTCTCTACACCTTCAG GTACCACGAGTGGCCCCGGGGCCACGCACCCACAGACTATGCCCGCTGGCGGGAGGCTCAGGCCCCGTACCGTGTGCAATGGGCGGCCGACTATGAACCCTACGTGGTGGTGCCACGAGACTGTCCCCGCTATGATCCTCGCTTTGTGGGCTTCGGCTGGAACAAAGTGGCCCACATTGTGGAGCTGGATGCCCAG GAATATGAGCTCCTGGTGCTGCCCGAGGCCTTCACCATCCATCTGCCCCACGCTCCAAGCCTGGACATCTCCCGCTTCCGCTCCAGCCCCACCTACCGTGACTGCCTCCAGGCCCTCAAGGACGAATTCCACCAGGACTTGTCCCGCCACCATGGGGCTGCTGCCCTCAAATACCTCCCGGCCCTGCAGCAGCCCCAGAGCCCTGCCCGAGGCTGA
- the LARGE2 gene encoding xylosyl- and glucuronyltransferase LARGE2 isoform X3, producing MLPRGRPRALGAAALLLLLLLLGFLLFDGRPRRAAALDGDPGAGPGDHNRSDCGPQPPPPPKCEVQPGVRGGGSGVGKGQSPGQAAGLRASASSSVTRGQCPLPPLEGQLKNPLHLHLVTDAVARNILETLFHTWMVPAVRVSFYHADQLKPQVSWIPNKHYSGLYGLMKLVLPSALPAELARVIVLDTDVTFASDILELWALFAHFSDTQAIGLVENQSDWYLGNLWKNHRPWPALGRGFNTGVILLRLDRLRQADWEQMWKLTARRELLSLPATSLADQDIFNAVIKEHPGLVQRLPCVWNVQLSDHTLAERCYSEASDLKVIHWNSPKKLRVKNKHVEFFRNFYLTFLEYDGNLLRRELFVCPSQPPPGAEQLQQALAQLDEEDPCFEFRQQQLTVHRVHVTFLPHEPPPPRPHDVTLVAQLSMDRLQMLEALCRHWPGPMSLALYLTDAEAQQFLHFVEASPVLAARQDVAYHVVYREGPLYPVNQLRNVALAQALTPYVFLSDIDFLPAYSLYDYLRASIEQLGLGSRRKAALVVPAFETLRYRFSFPHSKVELLALLDAGTLYTFRYHEWPRGHAPTDYARWREAQAPYRVQWAADYEPYVVVPRDCPRYDPRFVGFGWNKVAHIVELDAQEYELLVLPEAFTIHLPHAPSLDISRFRSSPTYRDCLQALKDEFHQDLSRHHGAAALKYLPALQQPQSPARG from the exons ATGCTGCCCCGAGGGCGCCCCCGGGCGCTGGGGGCCGCCgcgctgttgctgctgctgctgctgctcggATTCCTCCTGTTCG ACGGGAGGCCGCGGAGAGCCGCCGCCCTCGACGGAGACCCGGGGGCCGGCCCCGGGGACCACAACCGCTCCGACTGCggcccgcagccgccgccgccgcccaaGTGCGAG GTACAGCCAGGTGTCCGTGGAGGAGGGTCAGGAGTGGGGAAGGGACAAAGCCCGGGACAGGCTGCTGGTCTCagagcttcagcttcctcatctgtgacgCGGGGACAGTGTCCTCTTCCTCCCTTAGAAGGGCAGTT GAAAAATCCACTGCACCTCCACTTGGTGACTGATGCCGTGGCCAGAAACATCCTGGAGACGCTCTTCCACACATGGATGGTGCCTGCTGTCCGTGTCAGCTTTTATCATGCCGACCAGCTCAAG CCCCAGGTCTCCTGGATCCCCAACAAGCACTACTCCGGCCTCTATGGGCTAATGAAGCTGGTGCTGCCCAGTGCTTTGCCCGCTGAGCTGGCCCGCGTCATTGTCCTGGACACGGATGTCACCTTCGCCTCTGACATCTTGGAGCTCTGGGCACTCTTTGCTCACTTTTCTG ACACGCAGGCGATCGGTCTTGTGGAGAACCAGAGTGACTGGTACCTGGGCAACCTCTGGAAGAACCACAGGCCCTGGCCTGCCTTGGGCCGGGGATTTAACACAG GTGTGATCCTGCTGCGGCTGGACCGGCTCCGGCAGGCTGACTGGGAGCAGATGTGGAAGCTGACGGCCAGGCGGGAGCTCCTTAGCCTGCCTGCCACCTCACTGGCTGACCAG GACATCTTCAACGCTGTGATCAAGGAGCACCCGGGGCTAGTGCAGCGTCTGCCTTGTGTCTGGAATGTGCAGCTGTCAGATCACACACTGGCCGAGCGCTGCTACTCTGAGGCATCTGACCTCAAG GTGATCCACTGGAACTCACCAAAGAAGCTTCGGGTGAAGAACAAGCACGTGGAATTCTTCCGCAATTTCTACCTGACCTTCCTGGAGTACGATGGGAACCTGCTGCGGAGAGAGCTCTTTGTGTGCCCCAGCCAGCCCCCACCTGGTGCTGAGCAG TTGCAGCAGGCCCTGGCACAACTGGACGAGGAAGACCCCTGCTTTGAGTTCCGGCAGCAGCAGCTCACTGTGCACCGTGTGCACGTCACTTTCCTGCCCCATGAACCGCCACCCCCCCGGCCTCACGATGTCACCCTTGTGGCCCAGCTGTCCATGGACCG GCTGCAGATGTTGGAAGCCCTGTGCAGGCACTGGCCTGGCCCCATGAGCCTGGCCTTGTACCTGACAGACGCAGAAGCTCAGCAGTTCCTGCATTTCGTCGAGGCCTCACCAGTGCTTGCTGCCCGGCAGGACGTGGCCTACCATGTGGTGTACCGTGAGGGGCCCCTATACCCTGTCAACCAGCTTCGCAACGTGGCCTTGGCCCAGGCCCTCACGCCTTACGTCTTCCTCAGTGACATTGACTTCCTGCCTGCCTATTCTCTCTACGACTACCTCAG GGCCTCCATTGAGCAGCTGGGGCTGGGCAGCCGGCGCAAGGCAGCACTGGTGGTGCCGGCATTCGAGACCCTGCGCTACCGCTTCAGCTTCCCACATTCCAAGGTGGAGCTGCTGGCCTTGCTAGATGCGGGCACTCTCTACACCTTCAG GTACCACGAGTGGCCCCGGGGCCACGCACCCACAGACTATGCCCGCTGGCGGGAGGCTCAGGCCCCGTACCGTGTGCAATGGGCGGCCGACTATGAACCCTACGTGGTGGTGCCACGAGACTGTCCCCGCTATGATCCTCGCTTTGTGGGCTTCGGCTGGAACAAAGTGGCCCACATTGTGGAGCTGGATGCCCAG GAATATGAGCTCCTGGTGCTGCCCGAGGCCTTCACCATCCATCTGCCCCACGCTCCAAGCCTGGACATCTCCCGCTTCCGCTCCAGCCCCACCTACCGTGACTGCCTCCAGGCCCTCAAGGACGAATTCCACCAGGACTTGTCCCGCCACCATGGGGCTGCTGCCCTCAAATACCTCCCGGCCCTGCAGCAGCCCCAGAGCCCTGCCCGAGGCTGA
- the LARGE2 gene encoding xylosyl- and glucuronyltransferase LARGE2 isoform X2, with translation MLPRGRPRALGAAALLLLLLLLGFLLFGGDLGCERREPGGREGAPGCFPGPLMPRVPPDGRPRRAAALDGDPGAGPGDHNRSDCGPQPPPPPKCELLHVAIVCAGHNSSRDVITLVKSMLFYRKNPLHLHLVTDAVARNILETLFHTWMVPAVRVSFYHADQLKPQVSWIPNKHYSGLYGLMKLVLPSALPAELARVIVLDTDVTFASDILELWALFAHFSDTQAIGLVENQSDWYLGNLWKNHRPWPALGRGFNTGVILLRLDRLRQADWEQMWKLTARRELLSLPATSLADQDIFNAVIKEHPGLVQRLPCVWNVQLSDHTLAERCYSEASDLKVIHWNSPKKLRVKNKHVEFFRNFYLTFLEYDGNLLRRELFVCPSQPPPGAEQLQQALAQLDEEDPCFEFRQQQLTVHRVHVTFLPHEPPPPRPHDVTLVAQLSMDRLQMLEALCRHWPGPMSLALYLTDAEAQQFLHFVEASPVLAARQDVAYHVVYREGPLYPVNQLRNVALAQALTPYVFLSDIDFLPAYSLYDYLRASIEQLGLGSRRKAALVVPAFETLRYRFSFPHSKVELLALLDAGTLYTFRYHEWPRGHAPTDYARWREAQAPYRVQWAADYEPYVVVPRDCPRYDPRFVGFGWNKVAHIVELDAQEYELLVLPEAFTIHLPHAPSLDISRFRSSPTYRDCLQALKDEFHQDLSRHHGAAALKYLPALQQPQSPARG, from the exons ATGCTGCCCCGAGGGCGCCCCCGGGCGCTGGGGGCCGCCgcgctgttgctgctgctgctgctgctcggATTCCTCCTGTTCGGTGGGGACCTGGGGTGTGAGCGCCGCGAGCCTGGCGGGAGAGAGGGGGCCCCGGGATGCTTCCCCGGCCCGCTCATGCCACGTGTCCCCCCAGACGGGAGGCCGCGGAGAGCCGCCGCCCTCGACGGAGACCCGGGGGCCGGCCCCGGGGACCACAACCGCTCCGACTGCggcccgcagccgccgccgccgcccaaGTGCGAG CTCTTGCATGTGGCCATCGTGTGTGCGGGGCATAACTCCAGCCGAGACGTCATCACCCTGGTGAAGTCCATGCTCTTCTACAG GAAAAATCCACTGCACCTCCACTTGGTGACTGATGCCGTGGCCAGAAACATCCTGGAGACGCTCTTCCACACATGGATGGTGCCTGCTGTCCGTGTCAGCTTTTATCATGCCGACCAGCTCAAG CCCCAGGTCTCCTGGATCCCCAACAAGCACTACTCCGGCCTCTATGGGCTAATGAAGCTGGTGCTGCCCAGTGCTTTGCCCGCTGAGCTGGCCCGCGTCATTGTCCTGGACACGGATGTCACCTTCGCCTCTGACATCTTGGAGCTCTGGGCACTCTTTGCTCACTTTTCTG ACACGCAGGCGATCGGTCTTGTGGAGAACCAGAGTGACTGGTACCTGGGCAACCTCTGGAAGAACCACAGGCCCTGGCCTGCCTTGGGCCGGGGATTTAACACAG GTGTGATCCTGCTGCGGCTGGACCGGCTCCGGCAGGCTGACTGGGAGCAGATGTGGAAGCTGACGGCCAGGCGGGAGCTCCTTAGCCTGCCTGCCACCTCACTGGCTGACCAG GACATCTTCAACGCTGTGATCAAGGAGCACCCGGGGCTAGTGCAGCGTCTGCCTTGTGTCTGGAATGTGCAGCTGTCAGATCACACACTGGCCGAGCGCTGCTACTCTGAGGCATCTGACCTCAAG GTGATCCACTGGAACTCACCAAAGAAGCTTCGGGTGAAGAACAAGCACGTGGAATTCTTCCGCAATTTCTACCTGACCTTCCTGGAGTACGATGGGAACCTGCTGCGGAGAGAGCTCTTTGTGTGCCCCAGCCAGCCCCCACCTGGTGCTGAGCAG TTGCAGCAGGCCCTGGCACAACTGGACGAGGAAGACCCCTGCTTTGAGTTCCGGCAGCAGCAGCTCACTGTGCACCGTGTGCACGTCACTTTCCTGCCCCATGAACCGCCACCCCCCCGGCCTCACGATGTCACCCTTGTGGCCCAGCTGTCCATGGACCG GCTGCAGATGTTGGAAGCCCTGTGCAGGCACTGGCCTGGCCCCATGAGCCTGGCCTTGTACCTGACAGACGCAGAAGCTCAGCAGTTCCTGCATTTCGTCGAGGCCTCACCAGTGCTTGCTGCCCGGCAGGACGTGGCCTACCATGTGGTGTACCGTGAGGGGCCCCTATACCCTGTCAACCAGCTTCGCAACGTGGCCTTGGCCCAGGCCCTCACGCCTTACGTCTTCCTCAGTGACATTGACTTCCTGCCTGCCTATTCTCTCTACGACTACCTCAG GGCCTCCATTGAGCAGCTGGGGCTGGGCAGCCGGCGCAAGGCAGCACTGGTGGTGCCGGCATTCGAGACCCTGCGCTACCGCTTCAGCTTCCCACATTCCAAGGTGGAGCTGCTGGCCTTGCTAGATGCGGGCACTCTCTACACCTTCAG GTACCACGAGTGGCCCCGGGGCCACGCACCCACAGACTATGCCCGCTGGCGGGAGGCTCAGGCCCCGTACCGTGTGCAATGGGCGGCCGACTATGAACCCTACGTGGTGGTGCCACGAGACTGTCCCCGCTATGATCCTCGCTTTGTGGGCTTCGGCTGGAACAAAGTGGCCCACATTGTGGAGCTGGATGCCCAG GAATATGAGCTCCTGGTGCTGCCCGAGGCCTTCACCATCCATCTGCCCCACGCTCCAAGCCTGGACATCTCCCGCTTCCGCTCCAGCCCCACCTACCGTGACTGCCTCCAGGCCCTCAAGGACGAATTCCACCAGGACTTGTCCCGCCACCATGGGGCTGCTGCCCTCAAATACCTCCCGGCCCTGCAGCAGCCCCAGAGCCCTGCCCGAGGCTGA
- the LARGE2 gene encoding xylosyl- and glucuronyltransferase LARGE2 isoform X5 gives MLPRGRPRALGAAALLLLLLLLGFLLFGGDLGCERREPGGREGAPGCFPGPLMPRVPPDGRPRRAAALDGDPGAGPGDHNRSDCGPQPPPPPKCEPQVSWIPNKHYSGLYGLMKLVLPSALPAELARVIVLDTDVTFASDILELWALFAHFSDTQAIGLVENQSDWYLGNLWKNHRPWPALGRGFNTGVILLRLDRLRQADWEQMWKLTARRELLSLPATSLADQDIFNAVIKEHPGLVQRLPCVWNVQLSDHTLAERCYSEASDLKVIHWNSPKKLRVKNKHVEFFRNFYLTFLEYDGNLLRRELFVCPSQPPPGAEQLQQALAQLDEEDPCFEFRQQQLTVHRVHVTFLPHEPPPPRPHDVTLVAQLSMDRLQMLEALCRHWPGPMSLALYLTDAEAQQFLHFVEASPVLAARQDVAYHVVYREGPLYPVNQLRNVALAQALTPYVFLSDIDFLPAYSLYDYLRASIEQLGLGSRRKAALVVPAFETLRYRFSFPHSKVELLALLDAGTLYTFRYHEWPRGHAPTDYARWREAQAPYRVQWAADYEPYVVVPRDCPRYDPRFVGFGWNKVAHIVELDAQEYELLVLPEAFTIHLPHAPSLDISRFRSSPTYRDCLQALKDEFHQDLSRHHGAAALKYLPALQQPQSPARG, from the exons ATGCTGCCCCGAGGGCGCCCCCGGGCGCTGGGGGCCGCCgcgctgttgctgctgctgctgctgctcggATTCCTCCTGTTCGGTGGGGACCTGGGGTGTGAGCGCCGCGAGCCTGGCGGGAGAGAGGGGGCCCCGGGATGCTTCCCCGGCCCGCTCATGCCACGTGTCCCCCCAGACGGGAGGCCGCGGAGAGCCGCCGCCCTCGACGGAGACCCGGGGGCCGGCCCCGGGGACCACAACCGCTCCGACTGCggcccgcagccgccgccgccgcccaaGTGCGAG CCCCAGGTCTCCTGGATCCCCAACAAGCACTACTCCGGCCTCTATGGGCTAATGAAGCTGGTGCTGCCCAGTGCTTTGCCCGCTGAGCTGGCCCGCGTCATTGTCCTGGACACGGATGTCACCTTCGCCTCTGACATCTTGGAGCTCTGGGCACTCTTTGCTCACTTTTCTG ACACGCAGGCGATCGGTCTTGTGGAGAACCAGAGTGACTGGTACCTGGGCAACCTCTGGAAGAACCACAGGCCCTGGCCTGCCTTGGGCCGGGGATTTAACACAG GTGTGATCCTGCTGCGGCTGGACCGGCTCCGGCAGGCTGACTGGGAGCAGATGTGGAAGCTGACGGCCAGGCGGGAGCTCCTTAGCCTGCCTGCCACCTCACTGGCTGACCAG GACATCTTCAACGCTGTGATCAAGGAGCACCCGGGGCTAGTGCAGCGTCTGCCTTGTGTCTGGAATGTGCAGCTGTCAGATCACACACTGGCCGAGCGCTGCTACTCTGAGGCATCTGACCTCAAG GTGATCCACTGGAACTCACCAAAGAAGCTTCGGGTGAAGAACAAGCACGTGGAATTCTTCCGCAATTTCTACCTGACCTTCCTGGAGTACGATGGGAACCTGCTGCGGAGAGAGCTCTTTGTGTGCCCCAGCCAGCCCCCACCTGGTGCTGAGCAG TTGCAGCAGGCCCTGGCACAACTGGACGAGGAAGACCCCTGCTTTGAGTTCCGGCAGCAGCAGCTCACTGTGCACCGTGTGCACGTCACTTTCCTGCCCCATGAACCGCCACCCCCCCGGCCTCACGATGTCACCCTTGTGGCCCAGCTGTCCATGGACCG GCTGCAGATGTTGGAAGCCCTGTGCAGGCACTGGCCTGGCCCCATGAGCCTGGCCTTGTACCTGACAGACGCAGAAGCTCAGCAGTTCCTGCATTTCGTCGAGGCCTCACCAGTGCTTGCTGCCCGGCAGGACGTGGCCTACCATGTGGTGTACCGTGAGGGGCCCCTATACCCTGTCAACCAGCTTCGCAACGTGGCCTTGGCCCAGGCCCTCACGCCTTACGTCTTCCTCAGTGACATTGACTTCCTGCCTGCCTATTCTCTCTACGACTACCTCAG GGCCTCCATTGAGCAGCTGGGGCTGGGCAGCCGGCGCAAGGCAGCACTGGTGGTGCCGGCATTCGAGACCCTGCGCTACCGCTTCAGCTTCCCACATTCCAAGGTGGAGCTGCTGGCCTTGCTAGATGCGGGCACTCTCTACACCTTCAG GTACCACGAGTGGCCCCGGGGCCACGCACCCACAGACTATGCCCGCTGGCGGGAGGCTCAGGCCCCGTACCGTGTGCAATGGGCGGCCGACTATGAACCCTACGTGGTGGTGCCACGAGACTGTCCCCGCTATGATCCTCGCTTTGTGGGCTTCGGCTGGAACAAAGTGGCCCACATTGTGGAGCTGGATGCCCAG GAATATGAGCTCCTGGTGCTGCCCGAGGCCTTCACCATCCATCTGCCCCACGCTCCAAGCCTGGACATCTCCCGCTTCCGCTCCAGCCCCACCTACCGTGACTGCCTCCAGGCCCTCAAGGACGAATTCCACCAGGACTTGTCCCGCCACCATGGGGCTGCTGCCCTCAAATACCTCCCGGCCCTGCAGCAGCCCCAGAGCCCTGCCCGAGGCTGA